One genomic region from bacterium encodes:
- a CDS encoding XRE family transcriptional regulator, with amino-acid sequence MATPKNKKTSEPLAKMFDFEILRELRKREGWTIDELSSKTGVSPAVISKLERNQTSAELTTLFSLSRAFGMNTTDLLLLAESRTSHRATESSHRSGAFSFREIKYGNIRALLGEARAGGQVSNPEIHHDDLEVCWVLRGRIRVQLPHEQPVIKAGECVQFDAILEHSYEVIEDCQILILHLKKGKRF; translated from the coding sequence ATGGCGACACCAAAAAATAAAAAAACGTCTGAGCCGCTCGCGAAGATGTTCGATTTTGAGATCCTGCGCGAGTTACGCAAGCGGGAAGGATGGACCATTGATGAATTATCCTCAAAAACCGGCGTGTCCCCGGCGGTGATCTCCAAACTGGAGCGGAATCAGACGTCCGCCGAACTGACCACGCTGTTCAGTCTGAGCCGGGCCTTCGGCATGAATACCACGGATCTGCTGTTGCTCGCCGAATCGCGCACCTCGCACCGCGCAACGGAATCAAGTCACCGCTCGGGGGCCTTTTCCTTCCGGGAAATTAAATACGGGAATATCCGGGCGTTGTTGGGCGAGGCCCGGGCGGGGGGACAGGTGTCCAATCCGGAAATCCATCATGATGATCTTGAGGTGTGCTGGGTCTTGCGCGGCCGGATCCGGGTTCAATTGCCCCACGAACAGCCCGTGATCAAGGCCGGTGAATGTGTCCAATTTGATGCCATTCTCGAACATTCTTATGAAGTCATTGAAGACTGTCAGATTCTGATTCTGCACCTGAAGAAAGGAAAGCGGTTCTAG
- a CDS encoding response regulator transcription factor, translating into MKTKVQVLEGSCGELSPPLRTLVVDDSSIFLTCLTRLLQLQKTIQVVGTAADGREALDKARQLIPDLVLLDLHMPVMDGFQTASQLRQQVPHSRIIIMTVDEAASLATACLTHGAHGFVTKSKVINTLMDEIQHVFTAALPREDRRNP; encoded by the coding sequence ATGAAAACGAAAGTACAGGTACTGGAAGGATCCTGCGGGGAACTCTCCCCGCCGCTTCGCACGCTTGTTGTGGATGATTCGTCGATATTCCTGACCTGCCTGACCCGCCTCCTTCAATTACAAAAAACCATTCAAGTGGTTGGCACGGCAGCCGATGGCCGCGAAGCGCTGGACAAAGCCCGCCAACTCATCCCCGACCTGGTGCTGCTGGATCTGCATATGCCGGTGATGGATGGATTTCAAACGGCCTCCCAGTTACGCCAACAGGTACCCCATAGCCGCATCATCATCATGACTGTGGATGAGGCCGCCTCCCTCGCAACGGCCTGCCTGACTCATGGGGCCCACGGCTTTGTCACGAAAAGTAAAGTGATCAATACCCTGATGGATGAGATTCAACATGTATTTACAGCCGCCCTCCCTCGTGAGGACAGGAGGAACCCATGA
- a CDS encoding saccharopine dehydrogenase family protein, whose protein sequence is MSKVLIIGAGGVGGVVTHKCAQMPEIFDEICLASRTEEKCKVIASQLKADIKTAKVDADKPLEVVRLIKKFNPDILINVALPYQDLSIMEACLATGVDYLDTANYEPPDKAKFEYKWQWKYHRTFRERGLLAVLGCGFDPGVSNIFIAYALKHYFDEIHTVDILDCNAGSHGKAFATNFNPEINIREITARGKYWENGKWKETDPLSVHQTFNFPEVGPKEMYLMYHEELESLVRNVKGLKRIRFWMTFGEQYLTHLRVLENVGMTRIDPVMYEGKPVVPLKFLKAILPEPSSLGKNYTGKTNIGCMMEGVKDGKKRKIYIYNVCDHAQCWKEVKSQAISYTTGVPAAIGARLVVTGAWCDAGVFNVEQFNPDPFMEELNHFGLPWKVKHLRPGQMPVE, encoded by the coding sequence ATGAGCAAAGTTCTGATTATCGGCGCGGGTGGGGTGGGCGGCGTGGTGACTCACAAGTGTGCGCAAATGCCTGAGATCTTTGACGAGATCTGTCTGGCCAGCCGCACGGAGGAAAAGTGCAAGGTGATTGCCTCCCAGCTGAAGGCGGATATCAAGACGGCCAAGGTGGATGCCGACAAGCCCCTCGAGGTGGTGCGCCTCATCAAGAAGTTCAATCCCGATATCCTGATCAATGTGGCGCTTCCTTACCAGGACCTGTCCATCATGGAGGCCTGTCTGGCGACCGGGGTGGATTATCTGGACACCGCCAACTATGAGCCGCCGGACAAGGCGAAGTTCGAGTACAAGTGGCAGTGGAAGTATCATCGGACGTTCCGTGAACGGGGCTTGCTGGCCGTTCTGGGGTGTGGCTTCGATCCCGGCGTCTCCAACATCTTCATCGCCTATGCCCTGAAACATTATTTCGATGAAATTCATACGGTGGATATTCTCGACTGCAACGCCGGTTCCCATGGCAAGGCCTTTGCCACCAACTTCAATCCCGAGATCAATATCCGTGAGATTACCGCGCGCGGCAAGTACTGGGAGAATGGAAAATGGAAAGAGACCGATCCGCTGTCGGTTCACCAGACATTCAACTTTCCCGAGGTGGGCCCGAAGGAAATGTACCTGATGTATCACGAGGAGCTGGAATCCCTGGTCCGGAACGTCAAGGGACTCAAGCGCATCCGGTTCTGGATGACGTTTGGTGAACAGTACCTGACGCATCTGCGCGTGCTGGAGAATGTCGGGATGACCCGGATCGATCCCGTGATGTATGAGGGCAAGCCGGTAGTGCCGCTGAAATTCCTCAAGGCGATTCTGCCGGAGCCCTCCTCCCTGGGCAAGAACTACACGGGGAAGACCAATATCGGTTGCATGATGGAGGGGGTTAAGGACGGGAAGAAACGGAAGATCTACATCTATAATGTCTGCGACCATGCCCAGTGCTGGAAGGAAGTCAAATCGCAGGCCATTTCCTACACCACCGGGGTGCCGGCCGCCATCGGGGCGCGGCTGGTGGTCACGGGCGCCTGGTGCGATGCTGGCGTCTTCAATGTGGAGCAGTTCAATCCGGATCCCTTCATGGAAGAGCTCAATCACTTCGGGCTGCCCTGGAAGGTCAAGCATCTGCGGCCCGGCCAGATGCCCGTGGAGTAA
- a CDS encoding hydroxyacid dehydrogenase: MSSERMNAVYILGDGIFEKVYGPEEQRDIAARVTLLAPPYNAKTILEHPEVLRQTDLIFSSWGMALLDEPFLAAAPRLKAVFYAAGSVKGFVTEPFWQRQILLSSAWGANAVPVAEFTLAAILFSLKQAFRLNRAYCANPRASGDRTVPGAYGTTVGLVSLGMIARLVRERLRPFDVKVLAYDPFAKHEEAARLGVTLVPLEVLFRESDVVSLHTPWLKETEGLITGDLLASMKPGATFVNTARGAVVREAEMIEVLQRRPDLFAVLDVTYPEPPVADSPLYTLPNVFLTPHIAGSMDNECRRMGRYMIEELDRFCAGQPLAWQVTREKAALLA; this comes from the coding sequence ATGAGTTCTGAACGCATGAATGCGGTGTATATTCTCGGGGACGGGATTTTTGAAAAGGTCTATGGCCCGGAGGAACAGCGTGACATTGCCGCGCGGGTGACGCTCCTGGCGCCTCCTTATAATGCCAAAACCATTCTGGAGCACCCGGAGGTGCTACGCCAAACCGACCTTATTTTCTCAAGCTGGGGAATGGCCTTGCTTGACGAGCCGTTCCTCGCCGCAGCCCCCCGGCTCAAGGCCGTGTTCTATGCGGCGGGCTCCGTCAAGGGATTCGTGACCGAGCCGTTCTGGCAGCGCCAGATTCTGTTGAGCAGCGCCTGGGGCGCCAATGCCGTGCCCGTCGCGGAATTCACCCTGGCGGCGATCCTGTTCAGTTTGAAGCAGGCGTTTCGCTTGAATCGCGCCTACTGCGCGAATCCCCGTGCCTCAGGGGACCGGACGGTGCCCGGCGCTTACGGCACCACCGTGGGGTTGGTATCCTTGGGGATGATTGCCCGGCTGGTCCGCGAGCGGCTCCGCCCCTTCGATGTCAAGGTGCTGGCCTACGATCCCTTTGCCAAGCATGAGGAGGCGGCTCGGCTGGGGGTCACGCTGGTCCCGCTCGAGGTGCTCTTCAGGGAATCGGACGTGGTATCGCTTCATACCCCCTGGCTCAAGGAGACCGAAGGGTTGATCACGGGTGATCTGCTGGCGTCCATGAAGCCGGGGGCCACCTTTGTAAATACGGCGCGGGGCGCGGTCGTGCGTGAGGCCGAAATGATTGAGGTTTTGCAACGGCGGCCCGATCTGTTCGCGGTACTGGATGTCACCTATCCTGAGCCGCCGGTGGCGGACTCTCCCCTTTACACGCTTCCCAACGTTTTCCTGACCCCCCATATTGCGGGGTCCATGGACAACGAATGCCGCCGGATGGGCCGCTATATGATTGAAGAACTCGACCGGTTCTGTGCGGGGCAGCCGCTCGCCTGGCAGGTCACCCGTGAGAAAGCGGCCCTGCTCGCATGA
- a CDS encoding fibronectin type III domain-containing protein, whose product MKTTRNNIHAYRLSGALFLWLLALGFMIPCAPIPSLAATTALLTWEAPAQPADGSPITGLAGYRLHYGTDSQVYSATVDVGLTLTATLTNLQEGLPYFATVAAYNESGIEGEYAPELTWTPSVSRPLDHFTWGPVPSPQTAGTPVDVSLLAQDASNLTVSSFSGSVQLSGLMSKTSSLGSGSGSSIYPLATSSDDARTQVIYLPGEVGPAGWIQAVALNVKTAPGQTLKNWTLRLKHTPLVSYTLKSVWESSGWSVVYQTNLTVSATGLIYFPLSPQFYYNGTDNLMVDFSFNNTSHTRDGYSMYTPVVAKRTLYFKANGTYGDPLLWSKTTPRPNLSASIPNLLLQFASPATITPTQTTSFASGLWQGKITIPNSASSVLLSATDNAGHTGNSSSFAVLAATGTPLQAAALNLTSLASALPPDDFDGDGMPDTQELLAGTDPYDPDSTLKLTGVKTPAGLPAIGYTIQWASVTGRTYTVLRSTNLMAAPPFTPIASSIQGQADLTSYTDTNATNLGACFYQVQVEP is encoded by the coding sequence ATGAAAACAACACGTAACAACATCCATGCCTATCGCCTGTCGGGGGCGCTCTTCCTCTGGCTTCTGGCGCTGGGCTTCATGATTCCATGCGCGCCCATCCCGTCACTGGCCGCAACCACGGCCCTGCTGACCTGGGAGGCTCCCGCCCAACCTGCGGATGGCTCCCCTATAACGGGCCTTGCAGGATATCGCCTCCATTACGGAACAGACTCACAGGTCTACTCCGCCACCGTGGATGTCGGTCTTACGTTAACCGCAACCCTGACCAATCTACAGGAGGGGCTTCCCTATTTTGCAACGGTGGCCGCCTACAACGAGAGCGGGATCGAGGGAGAATATGCGCCGGAGTTAACATGGACCCCGTCGGTCTCACGCCCCTTGGATCATTTTACCTGGGGCCCGGTCCCTTCCCCCCAAACCGCCGGCACACCGGTTGACGTCTCCCTCCTCGCTCAAGACGCCTCAAATCTCACGGTCTCCAGCTTTAGCGGGAGCGTCCAGCTCTCGGGCCTGATGTCGAAAACATCCAGCCTGGGAAGCGGCTCGGGAAGTTCCATCTATCCCCTGGCCACCTCCAGTGACGATGCCCGGACACAGGTAATTTACCTGCCCGGCGAAGTGGGGCCAGCCGGCTGGATTCAAGCGGTGGCCCTGAACGTGAAAACTGCTCCCGGCCAGACGCTTAAAAACTGGACCCTCCGCCTCAAACACACCCCCCTGGTCAGTTACACCTTGAAATCGGTGTGGGAGAGCAGCGGTTGGTCGGTGGTGTACCAGACCAATCTGACGGTGTCAGCCACAGGTCTGATCTATTTCCCGCTTTCACCCCAGTTCTACTATAACGGGACTGACAATTTGATGGTGGATTTCAGCTTCAACAATACCAGTCATACTCGTGATGGCTACTCGATGTACACGCCGGTAGTTGCGAAGCGTACCCTTTATTTCAAGGCGAACGGGACCTACGGAGACCCCTTGCTCTGGTCCAAAACCACCCCACGGCCCAACCTGTCCGCCTCCATCCCCAACCTCCTGCTCCAGTTTGCCAGTCCCGCAACGATTACCCCGACCCAGACCACCTCCTTTGCAAGCGGCCTGTGGCAGGGGAAAATCACGATCCCGAATTCGGCCAGCAGTGTCCTGCTGTCCGCCACCGATAATGCCGGGCACACAGGAAACAGCAGCTCATTTGCGGTGCTGGCGGCAACAGGCACTCCCCTTCAGGCGGCAGCCCTGAATCTCACCAGCCTCGCTTCCGCATTGCCCCCTGATGATTTTGACGGTGACGGGATGCCGGATACTCAGGAGTTGCTCGCCGGCACCGATCCTTATGATCCTGATTCGACCCTGAAACTGACCGGCGTGAAGACGCCGGCGGGCCTCCCTGCGATAGGCTACACCATTCAGTGGGCTAGTGTGACGGGCCGGACTTACACGGTATTGCGAAGCACGAATTTGATGGCGGCGCCGCCCTTCACCCCCATTGCCTCGTCGATCCAGGGACAGGCGGACCTCACCAGTTACACCGACACCAATGCGACCAATCTGGGTGCATGCTTCTACCAGGTTCAGGTCGAACCCTGA
- a CDS encoding response regulator transcription factor: MNPLRILIADDHELIRKGLRALLESQAGWQICGEAVNGRQAVELARQLKPDITVMDVTMPELNGLDATRQILKDRPKTEVLILTVHESEQLVSEVLATGARGYILKGDTTRLLFTAIEAIAQHKPFFTGAASEVVLGGYLRPVQPVQKEGLVLPRLTAREREIVQLLTEGGSNKEVAVALGISIKTVDAHRANVMHKLNLHSVTELVRYAIRNHIIAA, encoded by the coding sequence ATGAATCCCCTCCGCATTTTGATTGCTGACGATCATGAGCTGATCCGCAAAGGCCTTCGCGCCCTTTTGGAGAGCCAAGCGGGCTGGCAGATCTGCGGAGAAGCGGTGAACGGCCGCCAGGCGGTGGAACTGGCCCGGCAATTGAAGCCTGATATTACCGTGATGGATGTGACCATGCCTGAACTCAATGGCCTGGATGCCACACGCCAGATATTGAAAGATCGCCCGAAAACAGAAGTCCTGATCCTCACCGTCCATGAGTCTGAACAATTGGTGAGCGAGGTCCTTGCCACGGGCGCACGGGGCTATATCCTCAAGGGAGACACCACACGCCTGCTCTTCACCGCCATTGAAGCGATTGCCCAACATAAGCCATTCTTCACCGGCGCGGCCTCCGAAGTGGTCCTGGGGGGCTATTTAAGACCCGTCCAACCCGTCCAGAAAGAGGGCCTGGTGCTTCCCCGCCTGACGGCCCGCGAGCGCGAGATTGTCCAGCTTCTCACAGAGGGCGGCAGCAATAAGGAGGTGGCGGTGGCGCTCGGCATCAGTATCAAGACCGTGGATGCCCACCGCGCCAATGTCATGCACAAACTCAACCTTCATTCCGTCACCGAACTCGTCCGTTATGCGATCCGTAATCATATTATCGCCGCCTGA
- a CDS encoding TIM barrel protein: MRKIRPGLVSITFRKLTPRQVVDASAAAGLAGIEWGGDVHVPHGNLAQAAEVRRLTSDAGLTVAAYGSYYRAGASEAAGLSFESVLETARVLGAPVIRIWAGPKGSTETDAATRAGIVADSRRIAGMAAHAGIVVASEYHGGTLTDTDLSTTTYLAAVGHDNFKTYWQPRVGNGVKEALASLTQVLPQLAHLHVFHWWPDAAHRLPLAAGADRWSRYLALATTVPGDCFAMLEFVPDDDPALLPAEAATLKQWLKALPTR, from the coding sequence ATGAGAAAGATCCGTCCCGGTCTGGTCTCCATCACGTTCCGCAAGCTGACCCCGCGTCAGGTGGTTGACGCCTCGGCGGCGGCCGGGTTGGCGGGGATCGAGTGGGGCGGCGATGTGCATGTGCCGCATGGGAATCTCGCGCAGGCCGCTGAGGTGCGGCGGCTGACATCCGATGCCGGCTTGACCGTGGCGGCCTATGGGTCCTATTACCGTGCGGGTGCTTCGGAAGCCGCAGGCCTGTCGTTTGAGTCTGTCCTTGAAACCGCCCGCGTCCTCGGGGCTCCGGTCATCCGCATCTGGGCGGGACCGAAGGGCTCTACGGAGACGGATGCGGCCACCCGTGCCGGCATTGTGGCGGATAGCCGCCGGATCGCCGGGATGGCGGCTCACGCCGGCATCGTTGTGGCCAGCGAATACCACGGAGGGACGCTGACGGACACCGATCTCTCCACGACCACCTATCTGGCCGCGGTCGGGCATGATAATTTCAAGACCTATTGGCAACCGCGTGTCGGTAATGGCGTCAAAGAGGCATTAGCCAGCTTGACGCAGGTCTTGCCGCAGCTGGCCCACCTGCACGTCTTCCACTGGTGGCCGGATGCCGCCCACCGCCTGCCCTTGGCGGCAGGCGCCGATCGCTGGTCTCGCTACCTCGCCCTTGCCACCACGGTTCCCGGTGACTGCTTCGCGATGCTGGAGTTTGTGCCCGATGACGACCCGGCACTGCTTCCCGCTGAGGCGGCCACCCTGAAACAGTGGCTGAAGGCACTGCCTACTCGGTAA
- a CDS encoding exosortase/archaeosortase family protein has protein sequence MATVGRLCPQMPWSGFRVFLGLWSAAFAVVLIRLIRFSFGSELDSYIPLIPCISVYLLYIKRHVRASDSPVVPWADSGLAVQRGIAVLLWAVSVALVILQVGVVSGPSTGGEAVRLLLPVTAYVTGIIGGVIFFFGTGTFMRAAFPLLFLYYIVPIPPSVTHLLRVALQQGSAETAYLLFKLTGTPVFREGLVFCLPDLTIQVAEECSGIHSSLVLYITSLVAGYVLLGKLWSRTLLVLVVIPLSLLRNGVRIVTISLLTIHVDPGVIHGPLHQRGGPIFFLLSLAVFAGIVWLLRWYEKKQAHASVAQGST, from the coding sequence ATGGCAACGGTTGGCAGGTTATGCCCTCAGATGCCGTGGAGTGGATTCCGGGTGTTCCTGGGGTTGTGGAGCGCGGCTTTTGCGGTCGTTCTGATCAGGCTTATCCGGTTCTCCTTCGGGTCTGAACTGGATTCATATATTCCCTTGATCCCCTGTATCTCGGTTTATCTGCTCTACATAAAGCGGCACGTGCGGGCGTCCGATTCCCCGGTCGTTCCCTGGGCGGATTCCGGCTTGGCGGTTCAACGCGGTATTGCCGTCCTGCTATGGGCGGTGTCAGTCGCCCTGGTTATCCTTCAGGTTGGGGTGGTGTCAGGTCCCTCGACCGGCGGTGAGGCGGTGAGGCTGTTGTTGCCGGTGACCGCCTACGTTACCGGGATCATCGGGGGTGTGATATTCTTTTTCGGGACAGGCACCTTCATGCGTGCCGCCTTTCCCCTGTTGTTTCTCTATTATATCGTGCCGATTCCCCCCTCAGTGACGCACCTCCTGCGAGTCGCGTTGCAGCAAGGCTCGGCGGAAACCGCGTATCTCCTGTTCAAGCTAACGGGAACACCGGTTTTCAGGGAAGGCCTGGTGTTCTGTCTGCCGGATTTGACGATCCAGGTTGCGGAAGAGTGTAGCGGGATCCATTCGAGCCTGGTGCTCTATATCACCAGTCTGGTCGCGGGGTATGTGTTGCTGGGTAAACTCTGGAGCCGGACCTTGCTGGTGCTCGTGGTGATTCCGCTCAGCCTCCTCCGGAATGGGGTCAGGATTGTGACGATCTCGCTGCTCACCATTCATGTTGATCCCGGAGTGATTCACGGGCCGCTCCATCAGCGGGGCGGTCCGATATTCTTCCTTCTCTCGCTGGCGGTATTTGCGGGGATAGTATGGTTATTACGCTGGTATGAAAAAAAGCAGGCACACGCCAGCGTTGCTCAGGGTTCGACCTGA
- the mscL gene encoding large conductance mechanosensitive channel protein MscL produces MSMIQEFKQFAMKGNVMDMAIGIIIGGAFGKIVSSLVTDVLMPPIGKLMGGVDFSNLFVALDPDKGPFKTLLEAKAAGVATINYGLFINTVIDFVIVAFAIFLMIKGLNAMHKKEAAKAALPAEPTAEAKLLVEIRDLLKK; encoded by the coding sequence ATGAGCATGATACAGGAGTTCAAGCAGTTTGCGATGAAGGGCAATGTGATGGATATGGCCATCGGGATCATCATCGGCGGGGCATTCGGCAAGATTGTCTCGTCCCTGGTCACCGACGTGCTGATGCCGCCCATCGGAAAACTCATGGGCGGTGTGGATTTCTCCAACCTGTTTGTCGCCTTGGATCCGGACAAGGGGCCCTTCAAGACCCTGCTCGAGGCCAAGGCGGCCGGGGTGGCCACCATTAATTATGGCCTGTTCATCAATACGGTCATTGATTTTGTGATCGTGGCCTTCGCCATCTTCCTGATGATCAAGGGGTTGAATGCCATGCATAAGAAGGAAGCCGCCAAGGCGGCCCTCCCGGCCGAACCGACCGCCGAGGCCAAACTTCTGGTCGAAATTAGAGACCTTTTAAAAAAATAA
- a CDS encoding PAS domain-containing sensor histidine kinase, with amino-acid sequence MELPEQESPEEIFRLLRPDLLAIIADSVRDRLFLLQVEPDEDFRFLCVNEAFLLGTGLNEDQVIGKFLQEVTPSPFHSFVKSKFQEAIRDNTTVIWTEQATTLQGPHEGEVAVSPITDESGKIVQLAGVIRDVTWRKNAEAEGRELTCHLLQLQDEERRRIGRELHDSTAQELAAVGMNLGLVLQRNEGRDATDDALLSDSLAIVDQCNREIRTLAYLLHPPLLEDVGLAAAAREYTVGFSQRSGIQTTLDVSPDLGRLPPLTEQALFRVLQESLGNVHRHSGSPVADIRLWHENGHVTLEIKDQGRGLPPGLLTGEGGKLAKVGVGIAGMRERLRQLGGRFSIESSARGTTVRAMVSEKPGDT; translated from the coding sequence ATGGAATTGCCCGAACAAGAAAGCCCGGAGGAAATTTTTCGTCTGCTCCGGCCTGACCTCCTGGCCATCATCGCGGATTCTGTACGCGACCGGCTCTTCCTGCTCCAGGTTGAGCCTGATGAAGACTTCCGATTCCTCTGCGTCAACGAAGCCTTCCTGCTGGGAACCGGGCTCAATGAGGACCAGGTGATCGGTAAGTTCCTGCAGGAGGTCACTCCCTCACCCTTCCATTCCTTTGTGAAATCCAAATTCCAGGAGGCGATCCGGGATAACACCACGGTCATCTGGACGGAACAGGCCACCACCCTGCAGGGACCGCATGAGGGGGAGGTCGCCGTGAGCCCCATCACGGATGAATCCGGAAAAATCGTCCAGCTGGCGGGGGTCATCCGGGACGTGACCTGGCGCAAGAATGCCGAAGCGGAAGGGCGCGAACTGACCTGCCATCTCCTCCAGCTTCAGGACGAGGAACGCCGCCGGATCGGTCGCGAATTACACGATTCAACGGCCCAGGAACTGGCGGCGGTCGGCATGAATCTCGGCCTGGTCCTGCAACGGAATGAAGGCCGCGACGCCACGGACGATGCCCTGCTATCCGACTCGCTCGCCATTGTCGACCAATGCAACCGTGAAATCCGGACCCTGGCCTACCTGTTGCACCCCCCCTTGTTGGAGGATGTCGGACTGGCGGCGGCCGCCCGTGAATACACCGTTGGATTTTCACAGCGAAGCGGAATCCAGACGACACTCGACGTCAGTCCCGACCTGGGCCGGCTCCCCCCCCTTACCGAACAGGCCCTCTTCCGGGTATTGCAGGAAAGTTTGGGCAATGTCCATCGCCATTCCGGAAGTCCCGTGGCCGATATCCGGCTCTGGCACGAAAACGGCCATGTCACCCTTGAAATCAAAGACCAAGGGCGCGGACTGCCGCCCGGCCTGCTCACCGGCGAAGGCGGTAAACTGGCGAAGGTGGGAGTAGGGATTGCCGGCATGCGGGAACGCCTGCGCCAACTTGGCGGCCGGTTCTCAATAGAATCCAGCGCCCGGGGAACCACCGTTCGGGCCATGGTTTCAGAAAAGCCGGGTGACACATGA
- a CDS encoding fibronectin type III domain-containing protein, whose protein sequence is MLDRGCRTSARRVSIWILTGCMLGFMPCDMLKAAELLLAWDAAANASDGSPVADVAGYRLYYGTTSGGYSNMIPAGLSLTATATNLQAGTPYYFAVAAYNAAGVESSLSAELTWTSPLSNLVDTDKDGMTDWEEQMAGTDPYNSHSVFSMTISNAPAARGAPGTVLQWTSVSGRYYQVLRSMDLMATPPFSNVGSPIQATGPITSFTDIDSPTTGARFYQIQVEP, encoded by the coding sequence ATGTTAGACAGGGGTTGCCGGACCAGCGCGCGCCGGGTCAGTATCTGGATACTGACCGGGTGCATGCTGGGCTTCATGCCTTGTGACATGCTGAAAGCGGCAGAACTGCTCCTCGCATGGGATGCCGCCGCCAACGCTTCCGATGGGTCCCCCGTGGCCGATGTCGCCGGATACCGGCTCTACTACGGCACGACCTCCGGCGGCTACTCCAACATGATTCCCGCCGGGCTTTCACTTACCGCCACGGCCACCAATCTCCAGGCAGGGACGCCGTATTACTTCGCCGTGGCCGCCTACAACGCGGCCGGGGTCGAGAGCAGTCTCTCCGCAGAACTTACCTGGACCTCCCCGCTATCCAATCTCGTTGACACGGATAAGGATGGCATGACGGACTGGGAGGAGCAAATGGCGGGCACCGACCCGTATAATTCCCATTCCGTATTCAGCATGACGATCTCTAATGCTCCTGCTGCGAGGGGCGCTCCGGGGACTGTGTTGCAGTGGACCAGTGTGTCAGGCAGGTATTACCAGGTGCTGCGGAGCATGGACCTGATGGCGACGCCCCCTTTCAGCAATGTGGGCTCGCCGATCCAGGCCACCGGCCCCATCACCTCTTTTACAGACATTGACAGCCCCACCACTGGGGCTCGCTTTTACCAGATTCAGGTGGAGCCATAG